Part of the Streptomyces sp. NBC_01353 genome, CGGGCAGTCGGTGGACGCGGACGTCGACGGTCGAGAGGAGTACGGCGAAGGGCGCGTAGAGGAGCCAGACGGCCAGTTCGGGGCGGGGGCCGGTGGCGGCGGCGAGGACGGCGCAGGCGAGGGCGGTGAGGAGGGAGGGCGCGAGGCGGGAGGGCGCGAGGCACGGTGCCGAGTGCTGGGGGTCGGGGGTAACCGTACGGTCCGCGCTCGCCGTACGCGCGCCGGGCGTACGGTCCGCGCAGGCGGCGCAGCCCGGGCCGCCGAGCCAGCCGCGCGCGGGGCCGACCAGGGCGTGCCCCGACTGGCAGCTGTCCCGCCACCGCTCCTCCGGCTCGACCGACAGCCGGTACGCGGCGCGCGGCACGAGCAGCCCGGCTGCGGCGCCCCACAGGGCGGCGACGACGATCAGCATGGCGTACACGCGCGGCACCCTACCCAGCCTGGCCGCTACCGTCTCCCCTATGGGGAGACCGGGGAAATGGCGTGACGGAGCGGGAAGTCTGCTCGTGGGGCGTGACTCGCTCCCGCTGGAGATCGCGGCGTCCTACCGGGCGCGGCGGCGGGGCCTGCTCGGCCGGGACGGGATCGGGGGCGCCCTGCTCATCACCCCGACGAACAGCGTGCATACCTTCGGTATGCGCTTCGCGATCGACGTGGCCTACCTGGACCGTTCGTTCACCGTCCTGGACGTGGTCACGATGAGGCCGGGGCGGCTCGGCATGATCCGTCTGCGGGGCCGGCACGTGCTGGAGGCGGAGAGCGGCGCGATGGCGGGCTGGGGTCTGCGGCCGGGGGTACGGGTCACGGTGGTCCCGAGCCGAGGAGGGTGAAGGCTCCGTACGCACCCGACGCGAGCGCGAGCCCGGCGAGGACGAGGATCCGGTTGCGTACCCGGAGCCGTACGAGCGCCACCGCGGCCGGCAGCAGCAGACCGAACGCGGGCATCATCAGCCGCGGCCGGGAGCCGAAGTACGCCGCGCCGATGAGCGAGACGACCACGACGGCGATCGTGTACACGAGCAGCGGCAGCGGCTGCTTCTGCCGTACGCAGAGGACCACCAGCCATGCGAGCAGACCGAGCGCCGCGCAGAGCCCGAGGGCGGCGAGCGGCGGCAGCCCCCAGATGAAGCGGGCGAGCGCGACACCACCGTCGATGGAGTTGCCCCAGGCGGCCTGGACGTCGAAGTAGGCGGTGGGGCTGCCCTCCCGTACCCCGACGTAGACGATGTACGCGAGCCAGCCCAGGGGGGCGATCAGCACGCCGGCCGCCATGCGGGCGGGCAGCTTGCGTTCGCGGACGACGGTGACGAGCGCGGTGATTCCGATGGCTGCGATGAGCGCGGCGGCGGTCGGCCGGGTGAGTCCGGCGAGCACGCAGAGCGCACCGGCCAGGATCCAGCGGTCGCGCAGCACGGCCAGGATCGACCAGGCGGCGAGGGCGGTGAAGAGCGTCTCCGTGTACGCCATCGACTGCACGAACGCGGTCGGGTACACGCCCCAGAGGACGGCGAGGGCGACTCCGGCCTGCCGGCCCGCCGCATGGCTGCCGACGGCGTAGATCCCCCAGGCGGCGGCGAGCGAGGCGGCCCAGGAGACGAGCAGGCCGGCGGTGGCGGCGTCGACGGGGAGAACGGTGGACAGGGCCCGTTCGAGGGCCGGGAAGAGGGGGAAGAAGGCGAGGTCGGAGTGGACGCTCCCGTTGGGGAGGGTGACCTGGTAGCCGTATCCGTTCTCCGCGATGCGGACGTACCAGACGGCGTCCCAGCGACCCGTCAGCCGGTGCAGCCCGTCCTTGCCGGCCACGGCGGCGGCGACGGCGAGGACCGCGAGGCCGATGACGCGGGTGGCGGCGTAGCCGCCGAGGGCGGCGGCGAGGGATTCCGGGGGACGGGGTCGATCTGGGGACATGCGCTCGATTATGTCGGCAGCACGTGCGGGGGCGGTCGGGAGGACGGCAGGGGAGCCTTACGCCTCCCCTCCCCTCCTCATCCCCCGGGCCGAATCCGCCCGAAGCGCGCGGCCATGACGGGACCGAGCTGGAGGACGATGGCGTGGCCGGGCTCGTCGGGGTAGGGCAGGTCGTTGAGGAACGACGTGACGATGACCTCGTCGATGCCGAGGACCCCGCGTCCGCTCTGCTCCTCCAGGAAGTCGAGGGTGCGGCGCCAGTCGGCCGTGCCCGGGGTCTCGCCGAGGAACGAGCGCACGGTGTCCTGGACGACGTCCCAGAAGAACACGTGGGGCAGCACGCCGCCCTGGTTGAAGACGTGGGTGTCGAAGGCGTCCCGGAATTCGGGGATGTGGTTCACGAGGTCGCTGACCAGTTGC contains:
- a CDS encoding A24 family peptidase, translated to MYAMLIVVAALWGAAAGLLVPRAAYRLSVEPEERWRDSCQSGHALVGPARGWLGGPGCAACADRTPGARTASADRTVTPDPQHSAPCLAPSRLAPSLLTALACAVLAAATGPRPELAVWLLYAPFAVLLSTVDVRVHRLPDQLTLPLAAATPLLLLAAELLPYEAGSWLHALLGGLALGGGYLVLFLIHPNGMGLGDVKLALSLGVALGWYDWGILFVGAFSGFLLGSLYGLGLVLARRGSRKSAIPFGPFMISGALFGVLMGAFVATP
- a CDS encoding DUF192 domain-containing protein, giving the protein MGRPGKWRDGAGSLLVGRDSLPLEIAASYRARRRGLLGRDGIGGALLITPTNSVHTFGMRFAIDVAYLDRSFTVLDVVTMRPGRLGMIRLRGRHVLEAESGAMAGWGLRPGVRVTVVPSRGG